The Arthrobacter sp. OAP107 DNA segment TGACCAGGCGCTTGGCCGTGGCGACGAAGATGTTGCCGGGGCCGGTCACGACGTCGACCGGCTCCAGCGCGGGGGTCCCCGCTTCGCCGGGCACCCCGTAGGCGAAGGCGGCGATGGCCTGGGCTCCGCCGATGGCGTAGACCTCGTCGATGCCCAGCAGTGACGCAGCGGCAAGGATGGTGGGGTGCGGGAGGCCGCCAAAGTCCTTCTGCGGCGGCGAGGCGAGGGCGATCGACTCCACCCCTGCGGCCAGCGCCGGCACCACGTTCATGATCACCGAGGAGGGGTAGACAGCCAGGCCGCCGGGAACGTACAGGCCCACGCGTGCCACGGCCACCCACTTCTGGCTGACGACGGCGCCCTCGCCCAGGGAGACGTCGACGTCGGCAGGGCGCTGCCCGTCCGCAAACCGGCGGGCGCGGCTGATTGACTCTTCAAGCGCCGAGCGCACGGCAGGATCCAGTCCGTCCAGCGCTGACTGCAGCGCCTCAGCCGGAACCCGCGGATGAGCCTGTTCCACGCCGTCGAACGCCCTGGCGAACTCCGTAAGGGCGGCGAAGCCGCGCTGGCGGACTGCCGTGATGATGTCGGTGACCTTCTGCTCGGCGTCTGCCACCGTCTGCTGCCGCGCCCGCGGCACCGCCTCGCGGAGTTCGGCCAGGCTGAGGCTGCGGCCGCGCAGGTCAACCGTGCGGAAGTCGACGGCGGCGGTGCTCGGGCGTGCCTGGCTGTTTGCGTTTGTGGGGCTGTCCGGAGAAGTGGTCACCCGTACATTTTACGCGCCGCCGTCCTGTTCCTGGTCCACGGAGGCGCGCAGGAGACCGATGATGCGCAGCACGAAGAAGCCTGCGGCGACGGCGGCGGGCCACAGAACAAGGACAGTGAGGGACCGCAGCGAGAAGGCGACGCTTGCGTTGGCCGATGTGTCCTGCGGCCCTGCCAGCAGGCGGCCCGCCAGCATGCCGGTTTGCCATGCCAGCACGGCCGCCGCCGCGCTTGCCGCGACGGACAGCAGCAGCAGCCGCCGCGTCCCGCCGCCGCGGCGGCCGGACAACAGCACAGCCACCAGGCAGCCCGCAAACACAAACAGTCCCGCCAGCACCAGATCCCGGGGCAGCCAGCCCTCGGTGTTCGTTCCGGAGGACAGTGCCGGGTTTCCGGAAATGAGGTTTTGCCCGCCGGGGGCCAGGAGCCACCAGAGGAACCCTGCCGGGATGCCGGCACCGATAATCCCGGCCGCCCACGCCCAGCCCTTGCCGGGCCGGGCACTGCCGGGCCGGGCACTGCCGGGCCGGGCACTGCCGGGCCGGGGCACTGCCTGACCTGCCCTTGCCGGCCCGCCGCCGGGCGCCATGGGCCTCCTCGGAGGAGCGGACGGAAGGGACGGGTGCAGGCTGGGTCATGAAGAAACGTTAACAAATGTGGCCGTCTAATGTTGCCGGCATCCGCACCATCTGCCTGCCCGCCCAGGGAATGTCCCATCCGCCCGGAAGCCCAATAGTCTTGTACTGGGGACTCAGTCGGCACGGATGCAGTAGGGAGATCGGTTCCAGTGACGTCAGATGATGGTGCCTTCGAGGGCACGTTCAAAGAGATGTTCCGCCGGCACGCAGCGGGCGTGGCAATCATCACCGTGAACTACGACGGGGTCCCTTACGGCTTTACGGCAACCTCGGTTGCGTCACTGTCCGCCAAGCCGCCGCGCTTCACCTTCAACATGGCGCGCAGTTCCAGCTCGTGGCCGGCGGTGGCCAACACCGCGTACATTGGGGTGCACATGCTCGGGCTTGAGAACCAGGAGCTGGCCGAACGGTTCGCCCGCACCAAGGAACGCTTTGCCGGCGACCATTGGGCCCACGGCCCCTATGACGTGCCAGTGCTCAAGGACGTCTCCGGCTGGCTGATCGGCAAAATCCAGATGCGCCTGTCCTTCGAAAACAATGCCGTCGTGGTGGTCGAAGTGGTCGAAGGGCAGGTTGGCGAGGACGGCTCGCCGCTGCTGTACCACTCCGGCACCTACGGACAGCCCGTTCCGCTGGACTACGAAATCTAGGGCCCGCGAAAACCTAGGCGTCCAGGCAGGCCGGCCCCAGCAGCACCTTCAGGTCCCCGAACAGCGACGGATTCGGGTTCACCCGCAGGTGCACGGGAAGCGCCATGACCTCAATGCGGCTGTCGCCCTGCAGGTTCACCCGGACCTCGGAGTTGCCCCGGTGGTTGCGCAGCACGTCCCCAAGTTCCGTGACCACGGCCTCGGTGGCCTTGTGCGTGGGCATGGTGATCACCAGCGGACCGTTGGTGCCCTGGCTGAGGTCCGGGACGGAGAGCTCCATGCAGTTCAGGGTCACGGCACCGTCGTCGCGCCGCTGCAGCCGGCCCTTGACCACCACTATCAGGTCCTCGGCGAGAACCGAGGCAATCGGCCCGTAGACCTGGCCGAAGAACATGACCTCCATGGAACCGCCGAGGTCCTCGATCTCCGCCCGGGCGTAGGCGTTGCCGCTGGCCTTCGCGATCCGGCGGCTTAGCGAGGTGATCATGCCCGCGATGGTGACGATGGCGCCGTCGTGCGGCCCGTCCTCCGCGATGATCGAGGTAATGGACTGGTCCGCGTGCTGGCTGAGGACCCCTTCCAGGCCCTGCAGCGGATGGTCTGAGACGTACAGGCCCAGCATGTCGCGTTCGAAGGCGAGCTTGTCCTTCTTCTCCCACTCCGGCAGGTCGGGGATCTCGATGCTGAGCGAGGACTCGGACTCGGCCTCGTCGAAGCCGGCAAAGAGATCGAACTGGCCGATGGCCTCGTTGCGCTTGAGGGTGATGACGGAGTCGATGGCCTCTTCGTGGACCATGGCCAGCGCGCGGCGGTGGTGGCCCAGCGAGTCAAAGGCCCCGGCCTTGATCAGGGATTCGATGGTGCGCTTGTTGCACACCACGGCCGGCACCTTCATGAGGTAGTCCTTGAACGAACTGTAGGCTCCTTCTTTTTCACGGGCAGCCACCATGGCCTCGACGACGTTGACGCCCACGTTCCGGATGGCGCCCATGCCGAAGCGGATGTCCTCTCCCACCGGGGTGAAGTTCAGGGCCGATTCGTTGACATCCGGCGGCAGCACGGTGATGCCCATGCGGCGGCATTCGTTGAGGTAGATCGCGGACTTGTCCTTGTCGTCGCCCACCGAGGTCAGCAGCGCGGCCATGTACTCCGGCGCGTAGTGTGCCTTCAAGTACGCAGTCCAGTAGGAGATCACACCGTACGCCGCCGAGTGCGCCTTGTTGAAGGCGTAGTCGGAGAAGGGCAGCAGGATGTCCCAGAGGGTCTTGACGGCCTCCATGGAGTAGCCGTTGTCCTGCATGCCCTGCGAGAAACCGGCAAACTGTTTGTCCAGTTCGGACTTCTTCTTCTTACCCATGGCGCGGCGCAGAATGTCTGCCTGGCCCAGGGAGTAGCCGGCGAGCTTCTGGGCCACGGCCATGACCTGCTCCTGGTACACGATCAGGCCGAACGTCCCTCCCAGGATCTCCTTGAGCGGTTCCTCGAGTTCCGGGTGGATCGGGATGACGTCCTGGATCTTGTTCTTGCGCAGCGCGTAGTCGGTGTGCGCGTTGGCGCCCATGGGACCAGGCCGGTACAGTGCCAGGACGGCGGAAATGTCTTCGAAGTTGTCAGGCTTCATGAGTTTGAGCAGGGATCTCATGGGGCCGCCGTCGAGCTGGAAGACGCCCAGGGTGTCACCGCGGGCCAGCAGCTCATAGGACGCCGCGTCATCCAGTTCCAGCGTTTCGAGGTCAAGGTCGATGCCGCGGTTCATCTTGATGTTTTCCAGGGCATCGGAAATGATCGTCAGGTTTCGCAGCCCGAGGAAGTCCATCTTGATCAGGCCGAGGCCTTCGGACGTCGGGTAGTCGAACTGCGTGATGACCTGGCCGTCCTGGAAGCGGCGCATGATCGGAATGACGTCGATGATGGGGTCCGAGGACATGATCACGCCGGCCGCGTGCACGCCCCATTGGCGCTTCAGGCCCTCAATGCCCAGCGCGGTCTCGAACACCTTGGCGGCTTCAGGGTCCGTGCTGATGAGCTGCCGGAAATCCGCCGCCTCGCTGTACCGCTTGGCGTCCTTGTTCTGGATGTCGGCAAGCGGAATATCCTTCGCCATCACGGCGGGCGGCAGTGCCTTGGTCAGCTGTTCACCCATGCTGAACGGGTATCCGAGCACGCGGGAGGAGTCCTTCAGCGCCTGCTTGGTCTTGATGGTGCCGTAGGTGACAATCATGGCCACGCGCTCGTCCCCGTACTTGCGGGTCACATAGTCGATGACCTCGGGACGGCGGCGGTCATCGAAGTCGACGTCGAAGTCAGGCATGGAGACACGGTCGGGGTTCAGGAACCGCTCGAAGATCAGGCCGTGCCGCAGCGGGTCAAGGTCGGTGATGCGCATGGCGTAAGCCACCATGGAGCCTGCGCCCGAGCCACGGCCCGGACCCACGCGGATGCCGTTGTTCTTGGCCCAGTTGATGAAGTCGGCCACCACGAGGAAGTAGCCGGGGAAGCCCATCGAGGTGATGACCCCAAGCTCATAGTCGGCCTGCTTGCGGACCTCATCCGGGATGCCTGCGGGATAGCGGTACTGGAGTCCCTTGTCCACTTCCTTGACCAGCCAGGACGTTTCGTCCTCGCCCTCGGGGCAGGGGAACCGGGGCATGTAGTTGGCACCGGTGTTGAAGGACACCTCGCACCGCTCGGCGATCAGCAGCGTGTTGTCGCACGCGTCCGGGTGGTCGCGGAAGAGCTCACGCATTTCCCGCGGCGACTTCAGGTAGTAGCCGCTGCCCGAGAACGCGAAGCGGGAGCCGCCGTTATCGTAGGTGGGTTCGAGCAGGGTCGAGCCGGACTGGATGGCCAGCAGGGCTTCGTGCGCCTTGGCGTCGTGCTCGTGGGTGTAGTGCAGGTCGTTGGTGGCAACGAGCGGGAGGTTCAGTTCCTTGGCCAGCCGAAGGAGGTCCCCGGTGACGCGGCGTTCAATGTCCAGCCCGTGGTCCATGAGCTCGCAGAAGTAATTCTCCGCGCCGAAAATGTCCCGGAACTCCGCGGCCGCCTCCAGCGCTTCGCGGTACTGGCCGAGCCGCAGCCGGGTCTGGACCTCACCGGAGGGGCAGCCGGTGGTGGCGA contains these protein-coding regions:
- the dnaE gene encoding DNA polymerase III subunit alpha gives rise to the protein MTSSNDSFVHLHTHTEYSMLDGAARLGELFDETERLGMPALATTDHGYLFGAFDFWRKATDKGIKPIIGVEAYVTPGTARGDKSRVRWGDESQRKDDVSGGGSYTHMTLLSYNNVGMRNLFRASSIASLDSVFGKWPRLDRELLNTYSEGLIATTGCPSGEVQTRLRLGQYREALEAAAEFRDIFGAENYFCELMDHGLDIERRVTGDLLRLAKELNLPLVATNDLHYTHEHDAKAHEALLAIQSGSTLLEPTYDNGGSRFAFSGSGYYLKSPREMRELFRDHPDACDNTLLIAERCEVSFNTGANYMPRFPCPEGEDETSWLVKEVDKGLQYRYPAGIPDEVRKQADYELGVITSMGFPGYFLVVADFINWAKNNGIRVGPGRGSGAGSMVAYAMRITDLDPLRHGLIFERFLNPDRVSMPDFDVDFDDRRRPEVIDYVTRKYGDERVAMIVTYGTIKTKQALKDSSRVLGYPFSMGEQLTKALPPAVMAKDIPLADIQNKDAKRYSEAADFRQLISTDPEAAKVFETALGIEGLKRQWGVHAAGVIMSSDPIIDVIPIMRRFQDGQVITQFDYPTSEGLGLIKMDFLGLRNLTIISDALENIKMNRGIDLDLETLELDDAASYELLARGDTLGVFQLDGGPMRSLLKLMKPDNFEDISAVLALYRPGPMGANAHTDYALRKNKIQDVIPIHPELEEPLKEILGGTFGLIVYQEQVMAVAQKLAGYSLGQADILRRAMGKKKKSELDKQFAGFSQGMQDNGYSMEAVKTLWDILLPFSDYAFNKAHSAAYGVISYWTAYLKAHYAPEYMAALLTSVGDDKDKSAIYLNECRRMGITVLPPDVNESALNFTPVGEDIRFGMGAIRNVGVNVVEAMVAAREKEGAYSSFKDYLMKVPAVVCNKRTIESLIKAGAFDSLGHHRRALAMVHEEAIDSVITLKRNEAIGQFDLFAGFDEAESESSLSIEIPDLPEWEKKDKLAFERDMLGLYVSDHPLQGLEGVLSQHADQSITSIIAEDGPHDGAIVTIAGMITSLSRRIAKASGNAYARAEIEDLGGSMEVMFFGQVYGPIASVLAEDLIVVVKGRLQRRDDGAVTLNCMELSVPDLSQGTNGPLVITMPTHKATEAVVTELGDVLRNHRGNSEVRVNLQGDSRIEVMALPVHLRVNPNPSLFGDLKVLLGPACLDA
- the hisD gene encoding histidinol dehydrogenase; translation: MTTSPDSPTNANSQARPSTAAVDFRTVDLRGRSLSLAELREAVPRARQQTVADAEQKVTDIITAVRQRGFAALTEFARAFDGVEQAHPRVPAEALQSALDGLDPAVRSALEESISRARRFADGQRPADVDVSLGEGAVVSQKWVAVARVGLYVPGGLAVYPSSVIMNVVPALAAGVESIALASPPQKDFGGLPHPTILAAASLLGIDEVYAIGGAQAIAAFAYGVPGEAGTPALEPVDVVTGPGNIFVATAKRLVKGVVGIDSEAGTTEIAILADSTARPAFVAADLISQAEHDPKAASVLITDSLQLAEEVREELELQAASTKHGQRVREALSGPQSGVVLVDGLDQGIAACDAYAAEHLEIMTADAPAVAARIRNAGAIFVGDYSPVSLGDYCAGSNHVLPTSGTAAFSSGLNVTTFLRAIQVINYSEAALGQVSGHIVSLSGAEDLPAHGDAVTVRFQASR
- a CDS encoding flavin reductase family protein gives rise to the protein MFRRHAAGVAIITVNYDGVPYGFTATSVASLSAKPPRFTFNMARSSSSWPAVANTAYIGVHMLGLENQELAERFARTKERFAGDHWAHGPYDVPVLKDVSGWLIGKIQMRLSFENNAVVVVEVVEGQVGEDGSPLLYHSGTYGQPVPLDYEI